One Trichoderma asperellum chromosome 5, complete sequence genomic region harbors:
- a CDS encoding uncharacterized protein (EggNog:ENOG41), with protein MASATTHAEFGIRTTALTVAAAFPSVIANKTILITGVNIKGLGFATAQAFASQKAELLILAGRTPAKLQESADTLAKEYPGTKFRILELDLSSQKGARAAAATLNGWTDIAAIDILVNNAGIMNIPTRQLNEDGIERHFATNHVGHFLFTNLIMGKLIAAAQKPDAVKGATRIINVSSTGANFSPIRHSDINWEKVNETIPPVEQPDYQRFSQMLGIDQDVIKADSYISLGAYGQSKTANVLFSLGLNERLYHKYGILSFSVHPGTIITELGREMDPEVWRQRTEKFKKAGMAFKDQYQGTSTTLVAAVDPALTLPTKRPLASEDDLAKTGKDLKGEDGEWEGRGVFLSDCQIYEDSKVWFTSWSQGEKLWAKSEELVGEQFAF; from the coding sequence ATGGCTTCAGCAACGACGCACGCAGAGTTTGGCATTCGTACAACAGCCTTGACTGTTGCCGCTGCTTTCCCCTCTGTTATCGCAAACAAGACGATTCTAATTACAGGCGTCAACATCAAGGGGCTTGGCTTTGCCACCGCTCAGGCTTTTGCCTCGCAAAAAGCCgagctcctcatcctcgcggGCCGTACTCCGGCCAAGCTGCAAGAATCCGCCGATACCTTGGCCAAGGAATATCCCGGCACCAAGTTTCGCATACTAGAGCTAGATCTCAGCTCTCAAAAGGGCGCCAGGGCAGCCGCTGCTACGCTAAATGGGTGGACTGACATAGCCGCCATCGACATCCTTGTCAACAACGCCGGCATCATGAATATACCCACACGCCAGCTCAACGAAGATGGCATTGAGCGGCATTTTGCAACAAACCACGTTGGCCACTTTCTCTTTACGAACTTGATCATGGGGAAGCTGATTGCGGCCGCACAAAAGCCCGATGCTGTTAAGGGTGCCACCCGAATCATCAACGTATCTTCCACGGGCGCCAACTTTAGCCCGATCCGCCATAGCGATATCAACTGGGAAAAAGTAAACGAAACGATACCTCCAGTTGAACAGCCTGACTATCAGCGGTTTTCACAAATGCTGGGCATTGACCAAGATGTCATCAAGGCGGACAGTTACATCTCCTTGGGAGCCTACGGACAGTCCAAGACAGCCAATGTGTTGTTCAGCCTTGGTCTCAACGAGCGTCTATACCACAAGTATGGCATCCTAAGCTTCAGTGTGCACCCTGGCACAATCATCACTGAGCTTGGGCGAGAGATGGACCCCGAGGTATGGAGGCAGAGAACAGAAAAGTTCAAAAAGGCAGGCATGGCGTTTAAGGATCAGTACCAAGGTACTAGCACAACTTTGGTAGCTGCTGTGGATCCAGCACTGACGCTGCCTACAAAGAGGCCTCTTGCAAGCGAGGACGATTTAGCAAAAACTGGCAAGGATTTGAAAGGGGAAGATGGGGAGTGGGAAGGCAGGGGCGTGTTCTTGAGTGATTGTCAGATTTATGAAGATTCAAAGGTGTGGTTTACGAGCTGGAGCCAA
- a CDS encoding uncharacterized protein (EggNog:ENOG41): MSLIAPYAKEHKNTNGPGDARPTALKIVRGQSLDGQLRGKVILVTGGTSGIGFETVRALHATGADVYFTGRDVEKGKRAEEELRYDNKPGKLEYMEMRLDSLKSIREFAADFLSRTSGKLNILICNAGIRGYPKGKTEDGFELHFGTNHLGHFALFQALKDALIASSTPSFQSRVVCLSASGHRQSGIRFDDLNLDREGEYQPLLAYAQSKTANIYMAFEIERRYSASGLHGLAAHPGGISGTRLNRMTPESELKALTGDPVVARRMKNAEQGAATTVWAAISRDWEAKGGVFLEDCQESELWSGDGTVLAPGHAPHIHDGESAARLWDISLGMIGLNTKV, from the exons ATGTCGCTCATTGCCCCATACGCAAAAGAACACAAGAACACCAATGGCCCTGGAGATGCTCGTCCAACTGCCCTCAAGATCGTACGAGGCCAGTCCTTGGATGGCCAGTTAAGGGGAAAAGTAATCCTCGTAACTGGAGGCACCTCTGGGATCGGATTTGAGACAGTGCGTGCTCTGCATGCCACTGGTGCCGATGTGTATTTCACCGGCCGTGATGTTGAAAAGGGCaagagagctgaagaagagctccGATACGATAATAAGCCAGGAAAACTGGAGTATATGGAAATGAGGTTGGACTCtcttaaaagtataagagaATTCGCTGCCGATTTCTTAAGCCGAACATCGGGcaagcttaatattttaatctgcAATGCTG GGATTCGTGGATATCCGAAAGGAAAGACCGAAGATGGCTTTGAGCTACATTTTGGAACTAACCACCTCGGgcattttgctcttttccaAGCTCTTAAAGATGCTCTAATAGCATCGAGCACGCCCTCTTTCCAATCCCGTGTAGTCTGTCTATCGGCGTCCGGTCATCGCCAATCGGGCATACGTTTCGACGACCTCAACCTTGACCGTGAAGGTGAATACCAGCCTCTACTAGCGTACGCGCAATCCAAGACAGCCAACATCTACATGGCATTCGAGATCGAAAGGCGCTACAGTGCCAGCGGCCTGCACGGCTTGGCGGCCCATCCGGGAGGCATCAGCGGTACGAGGCTCAACAGAATGACGCCAGAGTCGGAACTCAAAGCGCTCACGGGCGATCCTGTTGTTGCGAGAAGGATGAAGAATGCCGAACAAGGCGCTGCCACGACTGTATGGGCGGCGATATCTCGCGATTGGGAAGCAAAGGGCGGTGTTTTCTTGGAGGATTGCCAGGAGAGCGAGCTGTGGAGTGGAGATGGGACGGTTCTTGCACCAGGGCATGCACCACATATTCATGATGGTGAGAGTGCAGCGCGCCTTTGGGATATAAGCTTGGGCATGATTGGATTAAATACGAAAGTTTGA